A single Lolium perenne isolate Kyuss_39 chromosome 6, Kyuss_2.0, whole genome shotgun sequence DNA region contains:
- the LOC127326071 gene encoding uncharacterized protein isoform X2: MGHDHIAHIKLMADDSLGDNSQPEDRKSCQEPGCNEIVNGRRAYCISHTGAYSSQQHSYVQSSHKSSDLYMSPVKGNQCTEPGASTVTCTEQDIRIKYEGGDRDKLKDSSGNTQGDTGVAIIHGTDVLCNHENCTKQAQGNALYCKLHSGGSKGCLVRGCMKAAHGGTPLCIGHGGGKRCIVAGCPNAACGQGRSEYCVRHGGGKRCKFEGCAKGAQGNTDFCIRHGGGRRCKSEGCTKSAQGRTDFCIKHGGGSRCKSQGCNTSAKWGTDSCSVHRKRLPGEDNATPEALPLPSGKRRSAKKPKKAVKQSGVSQGTITSTVSTAGSSTQAKGVHVATMPSNRELSHKIVMAAAMGPTQVLPLSMKPPTQSGRVVSAEDAAKAVRR, encoded by the exons ATGGGGCATGACCATATCGCTCATATAAAG CTCATGGCGGATGATTCACTTGGTG ATAATTCTCAGCCTGAAG ACAGGAAAAGTTGTCAGGAACCTGGTTGCAATGAAATTGTCAACGGAAGGAGAGCGTACTGCATTAGTCACACTGGAGCGTATTCGTCACAACAGCATAGTTACGTCCAGAGTTCACATAAGAGCTCAGATTTATATATGTCCCCTGTTAAAGGTAACCAGTGTACCGAACCTGGTGCCAGTACAGTAACATGCACTGAGCAAGATATACGTATCAAATATGAAGGGGGTGATCGAGACAAACTTAAGGATAGCTCTGGTAACACCCAGGGCGATACTGGAGTAGCAATCATCCATGGTACTGACGTACTTTGCAATCACGAGAACTGCACAAAGCAGGCCCAGGGTAACGCATTATACTGTAAGTTACACAGTGGTGGTAGTAAGGGTTGCTTGGTACGGGGCTGTATGAAAGCTGCACATGGTGGCACACCTTTATGCATTGGCCATGGAGGAGGGAAGCGGTGCATTGTTGCTGGATGCCCAAATGCAGCATGTGGCCAAGGCCGTAGTGAGTATTGTGTGAGGCATGGTGGTGGCAAGAGATGCAAATTTGAAGGGTGTGCGAAGGGTGCACAAGGGAACACAGACTTCTGCATCAGGCATGGTGGGGGAAGGCGGTGCAAATCTGAAGGATGTACAAAGAGTGCACAAGGACGGACAGATTTCTGTATCAAGCACGGCGGGGGCAGTCGGTGCAAGTCCCAAGGATGCAATACGAGTGCAAAATGGGGGACAGATTCCTGCTCGGTACACCGGAAGAGGTTGCCTGGCGAGGATAATGCTACCCCTGAAGCTTTGCCACTCCCATCTGGAAAACGTCGATCGGCGAAGAAACCCAAAAAGGCAGTAAAACAATCAGGAGTCTCCCAGGGGACAATCACTTCTACTGTATCTACAGCTGGAAGCAGCACACAAGCAAAGGGTGTTCATGTGGCTACCATGCCTTCAAACCGTGAATTGTCACACAAGATTGTAATGGCAGCAGCCATGGGTCCTACTCAGGTATTACCACTCTCCATGAAACCACCAACACAGTCCGGAAGAGTGGTTTCAGCAGAGGATGCAGCAAAAGCAGTGCGACGCTGA
- the LOC127326071 gene encoding uncharacterized protein isoform X1 translates to MGHDHIAHIKKLMADDSLGDNSQPEDRKSCQEPGCNEIVNGRRAYCISHTGAYSSQQHSYVQSSHKSSDLYMSPVKGNQCTEPGASTVTCTEQDIRIKYEGGDRDKLKDSSGNTQGDTGVAIIHGTDVLCNHENCTKQAQGNALYCKLHSGGSKGCLVRGCMKAAHGGTPLCIGHGGGKRCIVAGCPNAACGQGRSEYCVRHGGGKRCKFEGCAKGAQGNTDFCIRHGGGRRCKSEGCTKSAQGRTDFCIKHGGGSRCKSQGCNTSAKWGTDSCSVHRKRLPGEDNATPEALPLPSGKRRSAKKPKKAVKQSGVSQGTITSTVSTAGSSTQAKGVHVATMPSNRELSHKIVMAAAMGPTQVLPLSMKPPTQSGRVVSAEDAAKAVRR, encoded by the exons ATGGGGCATGACCATATCGCTCATATAAAG AAGCTCATGGCGGATGATTCACTTGGTG ATAATTCTCAGCCTGAAG ACAGGAAAAGTTGTCAGGAACCTGGTTGCAATGAAATTGTCAACGGAAGGAGAGCGTACTGCATTAGTCACACTGGAGCGTATTCGTCACAACAGCATAGTTACGTCCAGAGTTCACATAAGAGCTCAGATTTATATATGTCCCCTGTTAAAGGTAACCAGTGTACCGAACCTGGTGCCAGTACAGTAACATGCACTGAGCAAGATATACGTATCAAATATGAAGGGGGTGATCGAGACAAACTTAAGGATAGCTCTGGTAACACCCAGGGCGATACTGGAGTAGCAATCATCCATGGTACTGACGTACTTTGCAATCACGAGAACTGCACAAAGCAGGCCCAGGGTAACGCATTATACTGTAAGTTACACAGTGGTGGTAGTAAGGGTTGCTTGGTACGGGGCTGTATGAAAGCTGCACATGGTGGCACACCTTTATGCATTGGCCATGGAGGAGGGAAGCGGTGCATTGTTGCTGGATGCCCAAATGCAGCATGTGGCCAAGGCCGTAGTGAGTATTGTGTGAGGCATGGTGGTGGCAAGAGATGCAAATTTGAAGGGTGTGCGAAGGGTGCACAAGGGAACACAGACTTCTGCATCAGGCATGGTGGGGGAAGGCGGTGCAAATCTGAAGGATGTACAAAGAGTGCACAAGGACGGACAGATTTCTGTATCAAGCACGGCGGGGGCAGTCGGTGCAAGTCCCAAGGATGCAATACGAGTGCAAAATGGGGGACAGATTCCTGCTCGGTACACCGGAAGAGGTTGCCTGGCGAGGATAATGCTACCCCTGAAGCTTTGCCACTCCCATCTGGAAAACGTCGATCGGCGAAGAAACCCAAAAAGGCAGTAAAACAATCAGGAGTCTCCCAGGGGACAATCACTTCTACTGTATCTACAGCTGGAAGCAGCACACAAGCAAAGGGTGTTCATGTGGCTACCATGCCTTCAAACCGTGAATTGTCACACAAGATTGTAATGGCAGCAGCCATGGGTCCTACTCAGGTATTACCACTCTCCATGAAACCACCAACACAGTCCGGAAGAGTGGTTTCAGCAGAGGATGCAGCAAAAGCAGTGCGACGCTGA
- the LOC127326071 gene encoding uncharacterized protein isoform X4 produces MGHDHIAHIKLMADDSLGDRKSCQEPGCNEIVNGRRAYCISHTGAYSSQQHSYVQSSHKSSDLYMSPVKGNQCTEPGASTVTCTEQDIRIKYEGGDRDKLKDSSGNTQGDTGVAIIHGTDVLCNHENCTKQAQGNALYCKLHSGGSKGCLVRGCMKAAHGGTPLCIGHGGGKRCIVAGCPNAACGQGRSEYCVRHGGGKRCKFEGCAKGAQGNTDFCIRHGGGRRCKSEGCTKSAQGRTDFCIKHGGGSRCKSQGCNTSAKWGTDSCSVHRKRLPGEDNATPEALPLPSGKRRSAKKPKKAVKQSGVSQGTITSTVSTAGSSTQAKGVHVATMPSNRELSHKIVMAAAMGPTQVLPLSMKPPTQSGRVVSAEDAAKAVRR; encoded by the exons ATGGGGCATGACCATATCGCTCATATAAAG CTCATGGCGGATGATTCACTTGGTG ACAGGAAAAGTTGTCAGGAACCTGGTTGCAATGAAATTGTCAACGGAAGGAGAGCGTACTGCATTAGTCACACTGGAGCGTATTCGTCACAACAGCATAGTTACGTCCAGAGTTCACATAAGAGCTCAGATTTATATATGTCCCCTGTTAAAGGTAACCAGTGTACCGAACCTGGTGCCAGTACAGTAACATGCACTGAGCAAGATATACGTATCAAATATGAAGGGGGTGATCGAGACAAACTTAAGGATAGCTCTGGTAACACCCAGGGCGATACTGGAGTAGCAATCATCCATGGTACTGACGTACTTTGCAATCACGAGAACTGCACAAAGCAGGCCCAGGGTAACGCATTATACTGTAAGTTACACAGTGGTGGTAGTAAGGGTTGCTTGGTACGGGGCTGTATGAAAGCTGCACATGGTGGCACACCTTTATGCATTGGCCATGGAGGAGGGAAGCGGTGCATTGTTGCTGGATGCCCAAATGCAGCATGTGGCCAAGGCCGTAGTGAGTATTGTGTGAGGCATGGTGGTGGCAAGAGATGCAAATTTGAAGGGTGTGCGAAGGGTGCACAAGGGAACACAGACTTCTGCATCAGGCATGGTGGGGGAAGGCGGTGCAAATCTGAAGGATGTACAAAGAGTGCACAAGGACGGACAGATTTCTGTATCAAGCACGGCGGGGGCAGTCGGTGCAAGTCCCAAGGATGCAATACGAGTGCAAAATGGGGGACAGATTCCTGCTCGGTACACCGGAAGAGGTTGCCTGGCGAGGATAATGCTACCCCTGAAGCTTTGCCACTCCCATCTGGAAAACGTCGATCGGCGAAGAAACCCAAAAAGGCAGTAAAACAATCAGGAGTCTCCCAGGGGACAATCACTTCTACTGTATCTACAGCTGGAAGCAGCACACAAGCAAAGGGTGTTCATGTGGCTACCATGCCTTCAAACCGTGAATTGTCACACAAGATTGTAATGGCAGCAGCCATGGGTCCTACTCAGGTATTACCACTCTCCATGAAACCACCAACACAGTCCGGAAGAGTGGTTTCAGCAGAGGATGCAGCAAAAGCAGTGCGACGCTGA
- the LOC127326071 gene encoding uncharacterized protein isoform X3 encodes MGHDHIAHIKKLMADDSLGDRKSCQEPGCNEIVNGRRAYCISHTGAYSSQQHSYVQSSHKSSDLYMSPVKGNQCTEPGASTVTCTEQDIRIKYEGGDRDKLKDSSGNTQGDTGVAIIHGTDVLCNHENCTKQAQGNALYCKLHSGGSKGCLVRGCMKAAHGGTPLCIGHGGGKRCIVAGCPNAACGQGRSEYCVRHGGGKRCKFEGCAKGAQGNTDFCIRHGGGRRCKSEGCTKSAQGRTDFCIKHGGGSRCKSQGCNTSAKWGTDSCSVHRKRLPGEDNATPEALPLPSGKRRSAKKPKKAVKQSGVSQGTITSTVSTAGSSTQAKGVHVATMPSNRELSHKIVMAAAMGPTQVLPLSMKPPTQSGRVVSAEDAAKAVRR; translated from the exons ATGGGGCATGACCATATCGCTCATATAAAG AAGCTCATGGCGGATGATTCACTTGGTG ACAGGAAAAGTTGTCAGGAACCTGGTTGCAATGAAATTGTCAACGGAAGGAGAGCGTACTGCATTAGTCACACTGGAGCGTATTCGTCACAACAGCATAGTTACGTCCAGAGTTCACATAAGAGCTCAGATTTATATATGTCCCCTGTTAAAGGTAACCAGTGTACCGAACCTGGTGCCAGTACAGTAACATGCACTGAGCAAGATATACGTATCAAATATGAAGGGGGTGATCGAGACAAACTTAAGGATAGCTCTGGTAACACCCAGGGCGATACTGGAGTAGCAATCATCCATGGTACTGACGTACTTTGCAATCACGAGAACTGCACAAAGCAGGCCCAGGGTAACGCATTATACTGTAAGTTACACAGTGGTGGTAGTAAGGGTTGCTTGGTACGGGGCTGTATGAAAGCTGCACATGGTGGCACACCTTTATGCATTGGCCATGGAGGAGGGAAGCGGTGCATTGTTGCTGGATGCCCAAATGCAGCATGTGGCCAAGGCCGTAGTGAGTATTGTGTGAGGCATGGTGGTGGCAAGAGATGCAAATTTGAAGGGTGTGCGAAGGGTGCACAAGGGAACACAGACTTCTGCATCAGGCATGGTGGGGGAAGGCGGTGCAAATCTGAAGGATGTACAAAGAGTGCACAAGGACGGACAGATTTCTGTATCAAGCACGGCGGGGGCAGTCGGTGCAAGTCCCAAGGATGCAATACGAGTGCAAAATGGGGGACAGATTCCTGCTCGGTACACCGGAAGAGGTTGCCTGGCGAGGATAATGCTACCCCTGAAGCTTTGCCACTCCCATCTGGAAAACGTCGATCGGCGAAGAAACCCAAAAAGGCAGTAAAACAATCAGGAGTCTCCCAGGGGACAATCACTTCTACTGTATCTACAGCTGGAAGCAGCACACAAGCAAAGGGTGTTCATGTGGCTACCATGCCTTCAAACCGTGAATTGTCACACAAGATTGTAATGGCAGCAGCCATGGGTCCTACTCAGGTATTACCACTCTCCATGAAACCACCAACACAGTCCGGAAGAGTGGTTTCAGCAGAGGATGCAGCAAAAGCAGTGCGACGCTGA